A section of the Heterodontus francisci isolate sHetFra1 chromosome 7, sHetFra1.hap1, whole genome shotgun sequence genome encodes:
- the LOC137372382 gene encoding putative nuclease HARBI1, translated as MSREAVTHLNALQNDELQPMGFAGHTMPVALKVTVALTFCAAASFQEPTGDLYGVSQSTVHSCIREVTGALYRRANGFEGQSQSAVGFGTITEIPQVQGFTDCMHVVIKAPDRQPVTFLNRKGFYSLNLQLVCDHSANALHCTGSDPGWILGDKGNPKQTWLLTPVRNTTSDAEELFNTCQGSTRATIEQAIGMLKMWFRCQPRRLSHYPCDCTRAVQSS; from the exons atgtccagagaggcaGTGACGCATCTCAATGCCCTGCAGAATGATGAGCTGCAGCCGATGGGGTTTGCTGGACACACTATGCCTGTAGCCCTCAAAGTCACTGTGGCTCTTACCTTCTGCGCCGCCGCATCATTCCAGGAACCCACCGGTgacctgtatggggtttcacagtcaacagtgcacagctgtatcagggaggtcaccggtgccttgtacaggagggccaATGGATTTGAGGGTCAGTCCCAAAGTGCCGTTGGATTTGGGACCATCACGGaaatcccacaggtgcaagggtttaccgactgcatgcatgtggtcatcaaggctccagaCAGACAACCAGTCACATTTCTGAATAGAAAGGGCTTTTACTCACTCAAcctgcagctagtatgtgaccaca GTGCCAATGCTCTTCACTGCACTGGCTCAGATccggggtggattcttggggacaagggcaacCCTaaacagacatggctcctgacaccggtgAGAAACACCACCAGCGATGCAGAGGAGTTATTCAACACCTGCCAGGGCTCGACacgagctaccatcgagcaggccatcggaaTGCTCAAGATGTGGTTCCGCTGTCAACCCAG ACGACTGAGCCATTACCCATGTGACTGCACCCGTGCAGTGCAATCATCATGA